A stretch of the Lolium perenne isolate Kyuss_39 chromosome 3, Kyuss_2.0, whole genome shotgun sequence genome encodes the following:
- the LOC139838660 gene encoding uncharacterized protein, whose product MQQHGSDSDPQLQHQLQQIRAAQDNILDQVNRQQPDRNLEVQIPNDVHQHGNYHLFPEPSCVGQGGCLMLQHGVKISDIPGTSKEARPQVFEEPVIQEILKLNCVGRLGFGSLSLTTYEQQQKEKYLENKKQNESAKEYSSSDDVSFVNLLHKKDVAADVSVQSVTREVDEFESQPDNHKSFSDGEEVQDSQLEDAEKVDYEGDDDDVYEDMQSTPFAETIEKIQSGDYLYNKNVKELEAASNKAETEIQGADEKDVLKARRCSRLASQDSQKIEERPMETAKVKNLCADAGPSLFINVPRDENITGKIVHE is encoded by the exons ATGCAGCAACATGGTTCAGATTCAGACCCACAATTGCAACATCAGCTGCAGCAAATTAGGGCAGCACAGGACAATATTCTTGATCAGGTGAACCGACAACAACCAGACAGAAACTTGGAGGTGCAGATTCCAAATGATGTGCATCAACACGGCAATTACCATCTATTTCCTGAGCCCTCTTGTGTCGGACAGGGAGGTTGCTTGATGTTACAACATGGTGTGAAAATTTCTGATATTCCTGGGACTTCTAAGGAGGCTAGGCCTCAAGTCTTTGAAGAGCCAGTGATACAAGAAATTCTTAAGCTGAATTGTGTAGGCAGGCTGGGGTTTGGAAGCCTGTCTCTGACAACGTACGAACAGCAACAGAAGGAAAAATATTTAGAGAACAAAAAACAAAATGAAAGTGCAAAAGAATATTCTAGTTCAGATGATGTGTCTTTTGTAAATCTTCTACACAAAAAGGATGTTGCAGCGGATGTCTCAGTACAGTCTGTTACCCGTGAGGTGGATGAATTTGAGAGTCAGCCAGATAATCATAAGAGCTTTTCAGATGGAGAGGAAGTGCAGGACAGTCAGTTAGAGGATGCAGAAAAAGTTGACTACgaaggagatgatgatgatgtttaTGAGGACATGCAGAGCACACCTTTTGCGGAGACAATTGAGAAAATTCAGAGTGGGGATTATTTATATAACAAAAATGTAAAAGAGCTGGAGGCTGCGAGTAACAAGGCTGAAACAGAGATACAGGGGGCTGATGAGAAGGATGTGTTGAAGGCCAGAAGGTGCAGCAGGTTGGCGTCACAAGATAGTCAGAAGATCGAAGAAAGACCAATGGAGACAGCGAAAGTGAAAAATCTTTGTGCTGATGCAG GTCCTTCATTGTTCATTAATGTTCCAAGGGATGAAAACATTACTGGTAAAATTGTGCACGAGTAG